A DNA window from Pleurodeles waltl isolate 20211129_DDA chromosome 12, aPleWal1.hap1.20221129, whole genome shotgun sequence contains the following coding sequences:
- the PEAK3 gene encoding protein PEAK3 yields the protein MDPKTSGSQEDSSGQTLTIHEETSAPASEGGDRLPCAQAGSTHRSANDTGDGYSLVLPSKASCGLPPPLCSTGNCSSRNQQRPPPLPPKQLVRTRSLPIVKPCCHQMWATQYPGASFSSQHHTGLAGGHNPPSSPRCREKASLGRNQRTPKWHSMDEDTRTSSPDTTLDLERLSFTTPDEDLSTFFKDLTNGEEVHDKLRIHHRMSLCRFTASLQEMLTSADDMLKSVVAWSDYRFLDSEPCCEAGDAWYFPVCLASDPQNILAVKVHKFDDKSSSSLLEPVGLSLQKTISPHFNIQAVSDCLSGDSSVETLLPPDQNGFGSAVHWSISNCAPCHSQVALTPQVPSKTLARFLIEYQEVHISEPDDYERLACLLLLQLCNGLEHLKLQGITHCNLCPENLLIVEDTVNQRGPYNLPGKMNLPRLVISNFSKAKRTSLSISPPNKASSSSQARLAPELLSTIQYKKVDEFQLGILIYEILHQENPFQDSSQTLGEDYSTADLPSIPNLSLYSQGLQRLAALLLHADPRGRMSVTQAKTILQVLLWGPRRELFRQQSLGPVLLQNWIEIKQALLIMRFAEKSVNGEVARTTEEWLCCQYFTQTTDHALLYAARILYVL from the exons GAGATGGATACAGTCTTGTCTTGCCTTCCAAAGCCAGCTGTGGCCTTCCTCCACCCCTTTGCTCCACTGGCAACTGCAGCTCCCGAAATCAACAAAGACCACCACCACTTCCACCGAAACAGCTTGTCCGTACCCGTTCACTACCTATTGTGAAGCCATGCTGCCACCAAATGTGGGCTACACAGTATCCGGGTGCATCCTTCAGCAGCCAGCACCACACTGGCCTAGCAGGAGGCCACAACCCTCCTAGCAGTCCTCGATGCCGGGAGAAGGCATCGCTGGGCAGGAACCAGCGGACCCCTAAGTGGCACAGCATGGACGAAGATACTCGCACAAGCTCACCCGACACCACGCTGGACCTAGAAAggctgtccttcaccaccccagacgAGGACCTTAGCACCTTCTTCAAGGACCTAACAAATGGGGAGGAAGTGCACGACAAGCTGAGAATACATCACAGGATGTCGCTCTGCCGCTTCACTGCTAGTCTCCAGGAGATGTTGACTTCAGCAGATGACATGTTAAAGTCAGTGGTGGCATGGTCAGACTACAGGTTTCTGGACTCTGAGCCATGCTGTGAGGCAGGAGATGCCTGGTATTTCCCGGTATGCCTGGCCTCAGACCCACAGAACATTTTGGCAGTCAAG GTACACAAGTTTGATGACAAGTCAAGCAGCTCACTTCTGGAGCCTGTTGGCCTCTCCTTACAAAAAACAATTTCACCCCATTTTAACATTCAAGCGGTCAGTGACTGCCTCAGTGGAGACTCTTCAGTGGAGACGCTCTTGCCACCTGATCAAAATGGCTTTGGGAGTGCAGTTCACTGGTCTATCAGCAACTGTGCCCCATGTCATTCCCAGGTGGCCTTGACTCCCCAAGTCCCCAGTAAGACCCTTGCTCGTTTTCTGATAGAGTATCAGGAAGTCCACATATCGGAGCCCGATGACTATGAGCGCCTGGCGTGCCTTCTTCTGCTacagctgtgcaatgggctggagcaCCTGAAGCTGCAAGGAATCACACACTGTAATCTCTGCCCTGAGAATCTACTGATTGTGGAAGACACAGTGAACCAACGAGGACCATACAACCTACCCGGAAAAATGAACCTTCCCCGGCTTGTCATCAGCAATTTTTCCAAAGCAAAGCGCACCTCTCTGTCCATTTCTCCACCTAACAAAGCCTCATCTTCATCGCAGGCCAGGCTGGCACCAGAGTTACTTTCCACCATACAGTATAAGAAGGTAGATGAATTCCAGTTGGGCATCTTGATCTATGAGATTTTACACCAGGAAAACCCTTTTCAGGACTCATCGCAGACCTTGGGTGAAGACTACAGCACTGCAGATCTGCCATCAATTCCCAACTTGTCCCTTTACTCTCAGGGACTTCAGCGTCTGGCGGCCCTGCTGCTCCATGCTGATCCCCGTGGAAGAATGTCAGTCACTCAAGCAAAAACCATCCTGCAAGTCTTGTTGTGGGGCCCAAGGAGGGAACTTTTCCGGCAGCAGTCGCTGGGGCCAGTATTACTTCAGAACTGGATTGAGATAAAGCAAGCACTGCTGATCATGAGGTTTGCTGAGAAGTCTGTGAATGGAGAAGTAGCCAGAACCACAGAGGAGTGGCTGTGCTGCCAGTATTTTACACAAACAACTGACCATGCACTGCTCTATGCAGCACGGATCTTGTATGTTCTGTAG